GTGGGAGATGTGTGAGCCCCAGACCTGCCATGTTGGCATGGTTTCTGGGAGTGCTGGTGGTGGCGATGTAAAGCGAACGACAATCCGCACCAAGGCGAGCGCCAAAATGGTGATTCCTATTGATTTGTGATTGGCCAGTACTGCCAACTGGTTTAGTACCTCGCCGCGGTCTTCAGCGGCCTCGGCCAGTTTCGCCAGGATGTATTGTGTAACGATCAGTCCTGCGACTAACCAATGCAATATTTTGGCTGGAATTCGATATTGGTGTGTTGTCATTTCGTCTTCTTGGCGCGCGGATGTGCGTCGTCGTAAACCTGTGCCAGGTGTTGAAAATCTAAATGGGTGTAAATTTGCGTGGTGCTGATATTCGCATGCCCGAGCAATTCTTGCACCGCACGTAGTTCACCACTCGATTCGAGCATATGACTCGCAAAGGAATGTCGCAGCATATGCGGGCTAACCGAGATGTCGATGCCCTGTTTACGAGCCCAGTAGTTTACCCTAGTCTGAATCGAGCGTGGGCTTAGGCGATTGCCGTGCTGGCTGATGAATACGGCCTCATAGGCGTTGAGCGGCAGCGAATTTCGTTGTATCAACCATTCACGCAGCGCCTTGTCAGCCTGCTTGCCGATAGGGAGATCTCGAGTTTTATTGCCTTTACCGGTGACGCGAATCATTCGCTCGGGTAAATTCAGGTCGTTCAAATCAAGGTTACACAGTTCGGCCAAACGCAAACCACTGGAATAAAACAATTCCAGAATGGCTTTGTCACGATAACTCAGCGGGTCCTGTGCATTTAATTCCACCAACGATGTAATCTGATCCACGGTCAGGGTTTTGGGCAGTCGTTGTTCGGATTTTGGAGCACGAACATCGTTAAATGGATTACTTTTGAGTAACCGACGCTGAATTAAATACTGACAAAACCCGCGTGCCGCAGACAGAATGCGCTGAATACTCTTGGCGTGTAAGCCCTTGGTATTCAGGTTGGCGGCGAACAGGCGTGCTGCATGGTTGGTTAATCCTTGCCACAGCAATAAGCCTTTTTGGTCACTAAACTCGAGTAGTTTCAACAAATCACGCCGATAGGCTTGAATGGTGTGTGTCGAGAGTCGGCGTTCGACAGCCAGCATGGTGAGGTATTCGTCGACCAGTTGTGCGGCGTTTTGGGCCATTGTGTCGTAACGGCTTAGATTCCGTGTGGTTGCAGACGCGCGAAACAAATCCCGGCCATCAACCCCAGGCGATCGAGGTGTGCTGTGCCCAGATCATTGGTGTAGCGATCCGGTTCGCGTGACCCAAGAGCCAGAATCGCCAAGGGACTTTTACTGTCCGGCGTGCGCATCGGCACCAGCGCAGCGGAGTTGATATCCTTGCTGAAGAACAAACTCATAATATTGCTCGGCCACCGATTGTCGCAAACCGCTCGATTATTAGACAGACGACGGATCGCGTCTTCATAACTGTCACTGTCGCTTTGGCGGCGCGAAGCGGCCTGTGATGTTTTGAACGATACTTCATCAATCTCGAACTTGGTGCGCAGTTCATTGGGGAACTCAGTGGCGAATTCAGACAAGTTGGTGAATCCAATCATTTGACAAATAACGTGCGTAAAATTATCACTGATTTGCTCGTTTTCGCGGGCAACCTGAATGAACTGATGTTGTTGGGACTGTTGTTCTTTCAAGCGCTCTTTCAAAAGCGAAATTTGGCGCTCTATCAGACTGGCAGTCCCGCGACTGTCGCTCAGTGATACCAATTCCAGTAATTCGGGGTACTGCTGAAATATGGTCGGGTGATCACGCAGATAGCTGGCAAAGTCGGCGCGGGTCATGTTGGTAGTCTGTTCAGCAGGGTTCATATAATGAGAAATCGCAGATGTTTCTTAATTGGAGACCGATTCAGTCTAGTCTACAACGAAATTCGACCTTCGAAGGTGGTTTCCGCCGGGCCGGTCATCAAAACTGCTTGGTTTTCGCCGTCCCAGCGCACGTTCAGCACGCCACCGGTCAATTCCGCCGTGACGTTGGAGTCAAGTAGACCACGCTGAATCCCAGTGACCACGGCCGCACAGGCGCCCGAACCACAGGCAATGGTTTCGCCGCTGCCACGTTCGAATACGCGCACACGCACCTCTTGTCTTGACACCACTTGCAGAAACCCAATATTGGCACGTTCGGGAAACATCGGATGGGTTTCGAGTCGAGCGCCTAGTTCAATCACCGGTGCCGCATCGACGTCGTCAACCAGGAGCACCGCGTGCGGATTACCCATTGATACAGCACTAAACTCGATGGTTTGATCATCCAGTTGCAGCGTGTAGAGTGACTGGCGTTCAGAAGCGTTGAGCGGAATGTCACTGGGCGTAAATCGCGGCGCGCCCATATTGACAGTGACCATCTGCGACGTCGGATTTAAGTCCAGCGTCATGACTCCTGAGAGCGTTTCGACGCGAACTGGATTTTTATTTGTCAGGCCCTTGTCATGCACGTAACGTGCAAAGCATCGAGCGCCGTTACCGCATTGGCCGACTTCGCTGCCGTCGGCATTTAAGATTCGATATTTAAAATCGATGTCGTCAGAAGTTGAGGATTCCACGATTAAAATCTGGTCGCATCCAATGCCAAAATGGCGGTCAGCGATCTTGTTCGCCTGGGCAGCAGTTAATGGATAAGCTGCACGCGTAAAGTCAAAGACTACAAAGTCATTACCCAAACCGTGCATTTTTGTGAAGTGTAGTTCCATGCGCGTATTTAATCACAAATTGGCTGCTGGAGCTCATGGTTGAGCGGCAACAATTTGGATAATTTTTTAGCTAAATTTCGCCTGCATTTGTATACTCCGCTGCATGCAGATTAATTGGCAAGATATTGACACGGTGCTGTTGGATATGGACGGCACGCTGCTCGATTTACACTTCGACAACCATTTCTGGTTGGAACATATTCCCCGGATCTGGGGTGAACCGCGAGGAATGTCAGCGCAGGAGGCTAAATCCCATCTTGCCCCCTTATTTGAACAGCATGCGGGCACCCTGAACTGGTATTGTGTGGATTTTTGGAGTGACTTGCTTGGGGTGGATATCATGCATCACAAACAGGAAGTAGCGCATAAAATCGCGTACCGCCCGAGTGCGAAGGCATTTCTGCAACGCTGTCGGGACGAGAGTGACGATGTGCGCCTAATCACCAACGCTCACCGCAAGGTGTTGAACCTTAAGATTGCGCACACCAAGCTGGATCAATACTTCCACGACATGGTGTGTTCGCATGAACTGTCACACCCGAAAGAGGATGAAGGATTCTGGCATCAACTGCAGAACAAAAAAACCTTTGACCCGGATCGAACCTTGTTTTTGGACGACAGTGAGGCGGTATTGGAAGCTGCTGATCGCTACGGCATTAAACACGTCTATAGCATCGCACAACCGGATTTAAGTACGGAGCGAGCGATGCCGAGTCGTTTCTATATGCTTGACAGGTTGGCGTAAGGTTTACTACGCGCCGAAGGCGCCCAACCGGTCCGAGGTATCGTTGATGTCGGGGAACTGCTCGGCATTTTCGTGCATCAAAGCGTCTTCCAGAGGTTGGTAGCGCTCGTGGATCTGATACAAGGTTTTATAGGCTTGAATAGCGGCAGTACTGCCATCACAGATTTGCGTCGTCAGGTCAGCCACGAGTTGGTCGAGTGCGTCTGCCCCTTCCGCTACATCATTGACCAAGCCCCAATCGAGCGCCTGACGACCGGAAAAGACGGCTGCACTGAACGATAATTGTCGCGCGCGGCGTACGCCAACGGCACGCGCCAGATTTTGCGCCATACCCCAAGTCGGACGCAGCCCCCATTTAGCATGAGTATCGCCAAATTTAGTATCGGCGTCGGCAATGATAAAGTCACAGCTCAGCGCGAGTTCGAGAGCCCCGGTAAAACACGCGCCGTGTACCTTGGCAATGACCGGCAGGCGGTGTGTACGAATGGCGTAGGTGACTTGGTTGGCAATGGTGTCGAAAACGTCCCCGATTTTGCCGGCCTTCGGCTCGATCCCTTGTAGGATCTTGAGGTCGACTCCGGCGGAAAACCCGCGCCCGTTGCCGTTCACCACCACCACCTTACAGGCTTCATCGTGATTTGCTTGTTCCAACGCAGCCAGAAAGTCATGGAGCATCGCCGGCGTGAATGCATTAAACGCGTCAGGTCGGTTAAAGGTAATGGTGAACACACCGTCGTGTTCGCGGGTCAGTATCGTGGTCATAGTGTCGTCTTCGTGGTCTTAGTTAATCGTTGCGAGCGTGTGCCGTCCTCTTGGGTGACGACGTTGCGTGTTTGAAACCCGAGCTTTGCGAGCAAATTCAATGACGCCGTATTTTCACAATCTACATTGGCGCGAAACTCCGACAGGGTCAAACGGTCTGCTAACGCGGGTAGCAGCGCACGGAGTATTTCTGTCATCACACCTTGCCCCCAGTTGGCTCTGGCCAGAACATAACCGATTTCGATGCTATTGGATTCCGCCAAATAGTCGAACGCAATGGCGGTGCCCACAAGTTCTGGCCGGCCTCGACGCAGAATCACGAACTGCGCCGCCTCTGCGATGCCTCGGCGCTCAAGGACACGAGCATACCAGCGCTCAGCATCCGCCCAATTTTGCCAAGTCTGGTAGGGAAGGTAGCGATTGACTTCGTCATCCGAATGGATTGCGTAGATCGCCGTGATATCCGTTTCGACAATCGGTCGCAGCAGGTAATTCTCGGTTTGTATCCTAAAGTCTGAGAGCAACTCAATCATGGTGTTTAAAACGACCTTGGCGTAAAAACGTTTGGATCTGTTTGATTACCCTAGGGTCACGCATCATAAAAGTGTGATCCACCGGCAATACAATATGGTCCTGCATGCCATCCACACGTGAGCTTTCTACGGTCACTTTGCCGTCGCTTTGACTTGGCAGCAGCCGCGACAGCACTGGGTCGACAGACCGGTTGCCAGCAATTACGCCGAGTGAAAAATCGACCGCGCCGAGCGATCTAGGCCGGCTGTCTGAGCTGGTGCCAAGTTGGCGACCCGCTGGGCCGTTCAGCAGGTCGAAAAACTGTGTCAGTATGGGGGTGCGCCGAAATGCCTCAACGATTTCACTGCCTTGATTCGGCGGACCAAGCATGACGACATGTCCGAGCTGGGGTAAAGCATGCCGACTCAGATATTGCCGCACTAAAATTCCGCCTAACGAGTGCGTGACGAAATGGACGCGCGACGCGTCGGCGCAGGCCGCCAGTGCCGACTCAATAGCAAGGTCAGCCAAGGTTTCAATCGGGTGGCTGCGCGAGGGGTATCCTTGGTTAACGACGTGAAACTCGTTGCTAAGCTCGGCGGCAATCTTGCGCATCGCAAAACGCGTGCGGCCCAGTCCATGCAGCAAGATAACGGACTCGGAAGGCACGTTGGTAGGTAGGCGTTGCGCGTCCATAGGTCGGCCGAGGGCGTTACAATTGGGTCAAATTCGCATAGGCCAGCACTAACCACTTACTGCCGGCTTCGGCGAAATTGATTTGGATACGCGCATACTCGCCGTGGCCTTCGATATTAATGACCGTGCCTTCACCAAATTTTGGATGCCCGACACGCATGCCGACGCTGACTCCGCTTTCGTGTGCGCTCTGGTCATCTACCCAGGCAGAGTGCGCGCGCACCGGTGCTGAGTACGAGGTTTTCGGTTTCGGTCGCACGGCATCGATGAGTTCATCGGGTATCTCGCCTAAAAAGCGCGACGGACTGGTGTACTTCTCAGAACCATAAAGGCGCCGACTCTCGGCATACGTCAGCCACAGTTGTTGCATGGCGCGAGTCATACCGACGTAACACAAGCGGCGCTCCTCCTCGAGCCGACCGGAACCTTCCTCCAAGGAGCGTTGGTGTGGAAACAATCCTTCCTCCAACCCGGTAAGAAACACCAGTGGAAATTCTAGGCCTTTGGCGGTATGCAGGCTCATGAGTTGAACACAATCTTCCCATTCTTCGGCCTGTCCATCGCCCGCTTCTAACGCCGCGTGCGCTAAAAAAGACGCCAGTGGCGGCAAATCGTCTTCGGTTTCGTCGATTTCATACCCGCGCGCGGCCGTGACCAATTCCTGTAAGTTTTCAACGCGTGCTTGGCCTTTCTCGCCTTTTTCTTTTTTAAAGTGTTCGATCAGCTTACTCAGGTCGAGCATGATTTCGATCTGCTGAAACAAATCCTGGTCTTCGATTTGAGATCGGATTTCCTGAATCAAATTCACAAACGTCGCCAAGGCGGATTGCGCACGCGATGTTAGATGCGAACTGCCGATCAGTCGACTTGCCGCATCCCACATCGAAAGCTGGTGTTGCCGTGCGTATTCTCGCACAGTGTCGACGGTCTTATTGCCTATACCGCGAGTCGGTGTGTTGACGATGCGTTCAAATGACGGGTCATCATCGGTGCGAGTACACAGTCGTAAATACGCCAACGCGTCTTTAATCTCGGCGCGCTCAAAAAACCGTAAACCACCGTAGACGCGATAAGGCATGCCCGCGTTGAGTAGCCGTTCTTCGAAAGTCCGTGATTGTGCGTTGGAACGGTAGAGGATCGCGACTTCACTGCGTGCACCGCCCTGATCGACCCAAGCTTGAATCTGGCCGATTACGAATTTTGCTTCATCGGTCTCGTTATACGCAGTGTACAGTTTGACTTTTTCGCCTTCTTCGCCAGCGGTCCATAGGTTCTTGCCTAAGCGGGTATCATTATTCTCGATTACCGCGTTGGCGGCGTTCAAAATGGCGCTGGTGGAACGGTAGTTTTGTTCCAGACGCACGACTTTGGTGTCGGGAAAATCTTTTTCGAATTGTAAAATGTTTTCGACTTTAGCGCCGCGCCAACCGTAGATGCTTTGATCGTCGTCACCGACTGCGAACAGGTTGCCGGACCTTTGCACGAGCAAGCGAAGCCAGGCGTATTGAATCGAGTTAGTGTCTTGGAACTCGTCAACTAAGACGTGTTGAAATCGGTCCTGATAGCGCGCACGCAATACTTCATTGTTTTTAAGCAACTCAAAGGCACGCAAAAGCAACTCAGAAAAATCGATCAAACCAAAGCGCTGACACAACGACTCGTAATGGGTGTAGACCGCGAGTAAGGTCTGTTGTTGCGGGTCGTTGCTTGGTGGCACGCTAGTCGGACGGCGACCTTCTTCTTTGTGGGCGTTGATGTACCACTGTACCTGCTTAGGCGGCCAGTAGGCTTCGTCCAATGCCAGTTCTTTTAGGCTGCGGCGAATCATGCGCAGTTGATCGTCACTGTCGAGGATCTGAAACGCCTGCGGTAAGTTGGCTTCCTGATAATGCTGACGCAGTAATCGGTGCGCTAAACTGTGAAATGTGCCAATCCACATGCCCGACATTGGCAGCCCTAGAATGTCCTCAATGCGGCTGCGCATTTCGCGGCTGGCTTTGTTGGTGAATGTGACCGCCATAATCGACAGGGGCGAGACGCCATGCGCCTCAACCAAATACGCAATACGCGAAGTCAGCACCCGTGTTTTGCCACTGCCAGCGCCGGCTAAGATCAATACCGGCGAGGGAGGCGCTGCAACGGCCTCTCGTTGCGCGTCGTTCAGCTCATTAAAAATATGCGAAATATCCACTTATTCGACCGTCACTGATTTTGCCAGGTTGCGCGGTTTATCGATGTCAGTGCCTTTGAGAAGGGCCACGTGATAGGCCAATAATTGCAATGGAACCACATACAAAATAGGTGCTATGTAATTGTTCACTGGCGCGACGTTTAACACCATACCCTGTTGGTCCGATTGCAGACCGCTTTCAGCGTCGGCAAACACAAATAGTTTGCCCCCGCGTGCGCGCACTTCCTCCAGATTGGATTTGAGCTTTTCTAACAACTCGTCATTCGGAGCCACCGCGACCACGGGCATGTCTTCATCGATCAGCGCCAGTGGGCCATGTTTCAATTCGCCAGCCGCGTAGGCTTCGGCATGGATGTAGGAAATTTCCTTGAGTTTCAGTGCGCCTTCCATGGCGATTGGGAAATGCGCACCGCGGCCCAGAAACAACGCGTGCTCTTTATTGGAAAAGTATTTGGACATGGCAATGATCTGGTCTTCCAAATCCAGTACATTCTCAATCTGCTGAGGCAAAGTGCGTAGCTCGTTCACGATCTCGGTCTCAACCGCATCGATCGAGCGCCCATCGCCGACTTGGCGGCGGCGTAGACAGATTGCCACCAGTAACAAGGTCACGAGTTGGGTGGTAAAGGCTTTGGTTGATGCGACACCGATTTCGCGCCCCGCATGGGTAAATATCGTCAGGTCACTGGCGCGTACTAAGGAGCTTTCGGGCACGTTACAGATGCAGAGCGTGTTAATGTAGTTCATGCCTTTGGCCATCTCGAGTGCGGCCATGGTATCGAGTGTTTCACCCGATTGCGAGATGGTCACAAACAGGGTGCCGTCGTTGACTACGTGTTTTCGATAGCGATACTCGCTGGCGATTTCGACATCACATTTAATACCGAATTCTTCGAACCAGTAGCGCGCTACCGAGGCTGCGTAATAGCTGGTACCACACGCAATAATTTTTATTTCACGGGTGCGGTCAAAAATATCACGCGCCTGCTCACCAAACGGCAGTTCCAGCACACTATCTGCACCGAGCCGACCCTCCAGGGTTTCGGTAATGGCGCGGGTTTGCTCGTGAATTTCCTTTTTCATGTAGTGCGCGTAACCTTCCAACTCGGTTTCGTCGTCACTCAAATTACTGACAATGACTTTGCGTTCAACTGGGTCGCCATTGCGATCAAAAATCTGGATGGACCGGCTAGTGACTTTTGCGATATCACCGTCCTCCATCACCATGTATTGATTGGATACTGGGATCAGGGCGGACATATCGGACGCAATAAAATTTTCGTTGACGCCGATTCCGATCAGCAACGGCGAACCACTGCGTGCCGCGATCAGTGTGTCAGGTTCAAGTTTTGACACCACACCCAAGCCATAGGCGCCGTGTAATTCTTGCACCGTGGTTTGTACCGCGGCAAGCAAGTCTTTGCCTTGCTGCATATGCCAGTCAATCTGATGCACAATGACTTCGGTGTCGGTCTCTGAGCTGAACGGAAAACCAAGCTCTCTCTGGCGACTACGTAATTCCTGATGGTTCTCAATAATGCCATTGTGCACCACGGCAACCTGCGACGAGCTGGTGTGCGGGTGGGCATTATTCTCAGCCGGTTTACCATGCGTTGCCCAGCGTGTGTGCGCAATGCCCACATGCCCTGCAACGTGTTCGGTAATGGCTTTCAGACTGGCAACGCGGCCAACACTGCGACGCAGATCCAGCGCTCCGTCGGCATTCACCACAGCCAGGCCCGCGGAATCGTAGCCGCGGTATTCTAGACGGCGTAGACCATCAAGCAAGGTCGGAGTGATATCGCGCGAAGCGACCGCGCCAACAATTCCACACATAGTTGTAATTCCTATTGTTTATCTTTGCTAGGCCGTTGCCAGCCGGAGATTTGTCTTTGCCGTCCGCGGCTGATGGCGAGTTTCCCGCGCTCAACATCGCTGGTGATAGTCGATCCGGCACCAATGGTTGCCTCATCGCCAATGGTTACGGGTGCTACGAGTTGGCTGTCCGAACCAACAAACACGTCATTGCCGATCACCGTTTGGTGTTTGTTTGCGCCATCGTAATTGCAGGTGATTACCCCTGCGCCGATGTTGGTATTGCTGCCGACCAGTGCGTCGCCGACATAGCTCAAGTGATTTACCTTGGCGCCGGTTGATAACTGTGCGTTTTTGGTCTCAACAAAGTTGCCTATGCGCACGTTGTCATGCAACACCGTGCCTGGCCGTAAGCGTGCGAATGGGCCAGCATTCACACCCGAGTACAACTCTGCTTCTTCGATAACGGTGTTCGCGTGAATAGTGACATTGTCGGCCAAGCGACTGGCTTTAATCACACAGTTTGGTCCGATCTTTACGTTGCGCCCGATGTGGGTTGGCCCCTCGATCACGACGTTGATGTCTACTACCGTATCACGACCAATTATGACGTCGCCGCGAATATCAACTCTGGCTGGGTCGAGCATTGTAACGCCGGACAGCATCAGTGATTCCGCTGTCGACTGTTGAAACAAACGCTCAACCTCGGCTAATTGAACTCGGGTGTTGATCCCCATGATTTCGGCTTCGGAGTCGGGCTGTGTGCCAAATACCGGAGCGCCTTCATCATGAGCCAGAGCCACGATATCAGTCAGATAGTACTCTTTCTGGGCATTCTGATTGCCGATTTGTTGTAGCCAGCGCGCTAAATCTAAACTTCGCGCGCATAGGATGCCGGAATTAATTTCGCGAATAGTACGCTGAGATTCGGTGGCATCTTTTTGTTCGACAATGCCAGTGATATTACCACTTGTATCACGTGTAATTCTCCCCAATCCGAACGGGTTGCGCACTTCTGCCGTGAGAAGTGCCAAGGGTGCATGTGCCATGGCGCTTACCAAGGCGCGCAATGTGTGCGCCTGGATCAAGGGCACGTCAGCCGTGAGCATCAGAACATGGGCGTTATCGGGAATGTCTGGCATCGCAGTGGAGACTGCGTGTCCGGTACCGAGTTGTTCAGTTTGTTCGACCCAGTTCAGTTGTTGCTTTTGAGGGTGATGAACAAATGCGTCAATCACTTGTTGTTTTTGGTGTCCAACCACCACGTGGATACAATCAGGCCCGAGTGTGAAGGCACTGTTCAGTACATGTGCGAGCAGGCTCTGTCCGGCGATCTGGTGCAGTACCTTCGGTAGATCAGAGTTCATGCGGCTGCCTTTGCCGGCGGCTAAAACGACGATATGAAGCGGGCGAGTAGTCATTCGTGGGGTGGCGTGTCGTAAAAGCTCGATTCTAGCAAATGGTGCCTCGTGGAACGAGGGTCAGACCATAAAATAACCGTTCGGTAATCGCAGAGAAGGTATAATCACACACATGATGACTGCATCGCACAGACCTATTGCGCTGACCGTTGGTGAACCAGCGGGCATTGGACCAGATTTGGTACTCCAATTGGCGCACCAAGGTGGCTTATCAAATACCGTTATTATTGGCGACACACGACTGCTGGCGCAGCGTGCAGCGCGCTTAGGATTGACGCTGCCAGACGAGTTGGTGATCCGTAATGTGCCGGTCGACGATCCAAATGTTTGCGGCGCACCAAGTACCGCCAATGTTGCCGGCGTGATTCGTATGCTGGATGTGGCGATAGATGGTTGCTTGCACGGCGAGTTTGCTGCGATGGTCACCGGCCCCTTACATAAAGGCATCATCAACGACGCGGGTGTGCAGTTCAGTGGCCACACCGAATATCTTGCTGAGCGCACCGGTGCGGCGATGCCGGTCATGTTGCTGGCTAGTAGCAAATTGCGCGTGGCGCTAATCACTACCCATTTACCTTTGCGTGATGTCAGTGATGCAATTTCGGGCGAGCGAATTCAACAGATCTGCCGGATTATTGATCAAGATCTGCGCAGTAAATTTGGACTGCAGTCGCCACGTTTGCTGGTCTGTGGTTTGAATCCACATGCTGGAGAAGGCGGGCATTTGGGTATGGAAGAGATAGAAATTATTGAACCGGCACTTAACCAATTACGCGAAGCTGGTTTGAAGGTGGTGGGGCCGCTACCTGCTGACACGCTGTTCACCGAGAAATATCTGAAAAACGCGGATGTGGCCGTCGCCATGTATCACGATCAGGGGTTACCGGTGTTGAAATATCAGGGGTTTGGTCAAGCGGCCAACATCACATTGGGTTTGCCGATCATTCGGACCTCGGTTGATCATGGCACGGCGTTTGACATCGCGGGAACAGGACAGGCCGATATTGGCAGCTTGAAGGTGGCGCTCGAACAAGCGCGGTTGATGAGCGCGAGTCAGATCGCGTCGGAGTTGGATAATGGCTGACTTTGCAGCACCGCGAAAATCACTGGGCCAGAACTTTTTACAAGACCCTAATATTATCCGCAAAATCGTTGATAGTTTGGCTGTCAAAGCCACTGACACGGTGTTGGAGATTGGTCCGGGCCGTGGGGCGTTAACCGAGTTATTGCTGCCACTCGCAGCTCACTTGCACTTGGTGGAATTTGACCGCGACCTTGTGCAGTACTGGGCCTCGCGTAACGAAACAAATCTCACCGTTCACGGCGCAGATATATTGCAGTTTGATTTGACACCAGTGCTGAGCAATGTTGATTCTATCAAGGTGATCGGCAACTTACCCTATAATATTTCTAGCCCGGTGCTATTTCACTTATTGCAATACGCCGACCGCATTGCTAGTCAGGTAGTGATGTTGCAGAAAGAAGTGGTGGATCGAATGGCCGCGCAGCCCGGCAGTAAACAATACGGCCGTTTGTCGGTGATGTTGCAACAGCGCTATCACATAGAGTCTCTATTTACGGTGCCAGCGACAGCATTTTTTCCACCACCCAAGGTTGAGTCCGCGATTGCGCGTCTAACGCCCCTGGATCGTATTCTACACCCGGTAGCCAGCCACGCGGATTTTGCCGCGATGGTAAAACAAGCCTTTTCGATGCGTCGTAAAACGTTGCGCAATAATCTAAAACCGATGCTGAATGCAACACAAATTAGTGCGCTCGAGATTGACCCAAGCGCGCGTGCCGAAACATTAACGGTCGCCGAATTTGCCGCATTAGCCAACGCGTTTAGCACGCAGCAGAGCGAAACACACTCGAAAGCTTAATTTTTGCGTAAGACCGTGCTTCAAGTGCTTGAAATAGCGGTTGGATTGCCCTATATTCGCTCGCCCTGAGGAATGAATTCGCGCAAAATCACGAGTTCGATCTCTTTAATTTGGAGAAAATCATGAAAGCAGACATCCATCCAGCATACGGTGAGATCAACGTCACCTGTGCATGCGGCAACGCATTCAAAACCGGTTCAACACTTGGCAAAGACTTGCACGTTGAAATTTGTTCTGAATGTCACCCTTTTTACACTGGTAAGCAGAAAGTAATGGACACTGAAGGCCGTGTAGGTCGATTCAAGTCACGTTACGGTAAAAAGTAAGGTTACTACATTCTTGAATTGCGTTTAAAAAAGGTGCTGCGAAGCACCTTTTTTTTTCGTGTATTCACAGCCTTAATCGATTGCCAAGCTATCCTCTGCATGGCAACCTCGCTTCTCTAAATCCCCATTTATGTGCCAGATCTATGAGTAACTCACGATTCCAACTAGCCCAAAAATATATTCCTGGTGGAGTTAATTCGCCGGTTCGCGCGTTTAAAAGCGTTGGTGGCGAGCCCGTATTCATCCAACGTGCCAAAGGTGCGTATCTATGGGATGCGGACGACAAGCACTATATTGACTATGTTGGTTCCTGGGGACCAATGATCCTGGGTCACGCGCACCCAGAAGTAATCGACGCGGTCAAACAGGCGGCTGATAACGGATTGAGTTTTGGTGCCCCGACCGAGTCTGAAACCACACTGGCACGTAAAATTTGTGAATTGATCCCAAGTATCGACAAAGTGCGTATGGTCAGCTCTGGAACGGAAGCCACGATGAGCGCCTTACGCTTGGCGCGGGGTTTTACTGGGCGCGACAAAATTCTCAAATTCGAAGGCTGTTACCACGGTCATTCGGACAGTCTATTGG
The genomic region above belongs to Arenicella chitinivorans and contains:
- the yrfG gene encoding GMP/IMP nucleotidase, whose product is MQINWQDIDTVLLDMDGTLLDLHFDNHFWLEHIPRIWGEPRGMSAQEAKSHLAPLFEQHAGTLNWYCVDFWSDLLGVDIMHHKQEVAHKIAYRPSAKAFLQRCRDESDDVRLITNAHRKVLNLKIAHTKLDQYFHDMVCSHELSHPKEDEGFWHQLQNKKTFDPDRTLFLDDSEAVLEAADRYGIKHVYSIAQPDLSTERAMPSRFYMLDRLA
- a CDS encoding enoyl-CoA hydratase/isomerase family protein; this encodes MTTILTREHDGVFTITFNRPDAFNAFTPAMLHDFLAALEQANHDEACKVVVVNGNGRGFSAGVDLKILQGIEPKAGKIGDVFDTIANQVTYAIRTHRLPVIAKVHGACFTGALELALSCDFIIADADTKFGDTHAKWGLRPTWGMAQNLARAVGVRRARQLSFSAAVFSGRQALDWGLVNDVAEGADALDQLVADLTTQICDGSTAAIQAYKTLYQIHERYQPLEDALMHENAEQFPDINDTSDRLGAFGA
- a CDS encoding DUF484 family protein, which gives rise to MTRADFASYLRDHPTIFQQYPELLELVSLSDSRGTASLIERQISLLKERLKEQQSQQHQFIQVARENEQISDNFTHVICQMIGFTNLSEFATEFPNELRTKFEIDEVSFKTSQAASRRQSDSDSYEDAIRRLSNNRAVCDNRWPSNIMSLFFSKDINSAALVPMRTPDSKSPLAILALGSREPDRYTNDLGTAHLDRLGLMAGICFARLQPHGI
- a CDS encoding alpha/beta hydrolase; this encodes MDAQRLPTNVPSESVILLHGLGRTRFAMRKIAAELSNEFHVVNQGYPSRSHPIETLADLAIESALAACADASRVHFVTHSLGGILVRQYLSRHALPQLGHVVMLGPPNQGSEIVEAFRRTPILTQFFDLLNGPAGRQLGTSSDSRPRSLGAVDFSLGVIAGNRSVDPVLSRLLPSQSDGKVTVESSRVDGMQDHIVLPVDHTFMMRDPRVIKQIQTFLRQGRFKHHD
- a CDS encoding GNAT family N-acetyltransferase — its product is MIELLSDFRIQTENYLLRPIVETDITAIYAIHSDDEVNRYLPYQTWQNWADAERWYARVLERRGIAEAAQFVILRRGRPELVGTAIAFDYLAESNSIEIGYVLARANWGQGVMTEILRALLPALADRLTLSEFRANVDCENTASLNLLAKLGFQTRNVVTQEDGTRSQRLTKTTKTTL
- the dapF gene encoding diaminopimelate epimerase; this translates as MELHFTKMHGLGNDFVVFDFTRAAYPLTAAQANKIADRHFGIGCDQILIVESSTSDDIDFKYRILNADGSEVGQCGNGARCFARYVHDKGLTNKNPVRVETLSGVMTLDLNPTSQMVTVNMGAPRFTPSDIPLNASERQSLYTLQLDDQTIEFSAVSMGNPHAVLLVDDVDAAPVIELGARLETHPMFPERANIGFLQVVSRQEVRVRVFERGSGETIACGSGACAAVVTGIQRGLLDSNVTAELTGGVLNVRWDGENQAVLMTGPAETTFEGRISL
- the xerC gene encoding tyrosine recombinase XerC, whose translation is MAQNAAQLVDEYLTMLAVERRLSTHTIQAYRRDLLKLLEFSDQKGLLLWQGLTNHAARLFAANLNTKGLHAKSIQRILSAARGFCQYLIQRRLLKSNPFNDVRAPKSEQRLPKTLTVDQITSLVELNAQDPLSYRDKAILELFYSSGLRLAELCNLDLNDLNLPERMIRVTGKGNKTRDLPIGKQADKALREWLIQRNSLPLNAYEAVFISQHGNRLSPRSIQTRVNYWARKQGIDISVSPHMLRHSFASHMLESSGELRAVQELLGHANISTTQIYTHLDFQHLAQVYDDAHPRAKKTK